From the genome of Miscanthus floridulus cultivar M001 chromosome 10, ASM1932011v1, whole genome shotgun sequence, one region includes:
- the LOC136488153 gene encoding uncharacterized protein, giving the protein MASNYRVEHINFYVADFNTAYHAILGWPALAKFMVVLHYADLVLKMASPVGVLALRANLSIAHAYETKSLALAEATDLSIQMATMVTDARMVPADDLDIPMLEPPRASTKSKETKEVGLGLDDPSKTIWVTGGADEDSSSFRLAAA; this is encoded by the exons ATGGCCAGCAACTACCGCGTTGAGCACATCAatttctacgtcgccgacttcaacaccgcctaccacgccatacttggttggccagctctggccaagttcatggtcgtacTGCACTACGCCGATTTGGTGCTAAAGATGGCCTCGCCTGTAGGAGTcttggccctacgggccaacctctccatcgcccaCGCCTACGAGAcaaagagtctcgccctcgccgaagccaccgacctctccatccagatggctaccATGGTCACCGACGCCAGGATGGTGCCTGCCGACGACTTGGATATCCCAATGCTGGAGCCTCcacgtgcctccaccaagtccaaggaaaccaaggaggtcggcctcggcctcgacgacccctccaagacc ATCTGGGTCACCGGGGGCGCGGACGAGGACTCCAGCTCGTTCCGCCTCGCTGCCGCGTAG